One Diceros bicornis minor isolate mBicDic1 chromosome 26, mDicBic1.mat.cur, whole genome shotgun sequence DNA segment encodes these proteins:
- the NYAP1 gene encoding neuronal tyrosine-phosphorylated phosphoinositide-3-kinase adapter 1 isoform X1, giving the protein MNLLYRKTKLEWRQHKEEEAKRSSSKEVAPTGPAGPGAGPGPGVRVRDITSLRRSLRMGFMTMPASQEHTPHPCRSAMAPRSLSCHSVGSMDSVGGGPGGGSGGLTEDSSTRRPPAKPRRHPSTKLSMAGLGAEMPPGKKAGSQKPTPEGRESSRKVPPQKPRRSPNTQLSVSFDESCPAAPSPRGGNLPLQRLSRGSCVAEDPEVGAQEEEPVYIEMVGDVFRGGGRSGGGLSGPPLGGGGLTPPAGADSDSEESEAIYEEMKYPLPEEAGEGRANGAPLLTATSSPHQPQALQPHTHRRPASALPSWRDGTPTKTTPCEIPPPFPNLLQHRPPLLAFPQAKSASRTPGDGVSRLPVLCHSKEPAGSTPAPQVPARERETPPPLPPPPAANLLLLGPSGRARSHSTPLPPLGSGQPRGERELPNSHSMICPRAAGVPVAPPAPAALLPGPPKDKAVSYTMVYSAVKVTTHSVLPAGPPLGAGEPKTEKEIAVLHGMLCTSSRSPVPGKSSPHSGAMGAAAGVLHHRSCLASPHSLPDPTAGPLTPLWTYPAAAAGLKRPPAYESLKAGGVLNKGCGMGAPSPMVKIQLQEQGTDGGAFASISCAHVIASAGTPEEEEEMGATTFGAGWALQRKVLYGGRKAQELDTEVEDGARAWNGSAEGPGKVEREDRGPMSSGIPVRSQGAEGLLARIHHGGDRGGSRTALPIPCQTFPACHRNGDFTGGYRLGRSASTSGVRQAVLHTPRPCSQPRDAPSQTHPALPLPLPLPLPLPPPPPQPARERDGKLLEVIERKRCVCKEIKARHRPDRGLCKQESMPILPSWRRGPEPRKSGTPPCRRQHTVLWDTAI; this is encoded by the exons ATGAACCTCCTCTACCGAAAAACCAAGCTGGAGTGGAGGCAGCACAAGGAGGAGGAGGCCAAGAGGAG CTCCAGTAAGGAGGTGGCTCCCACAGGCCCGGCAGggcccggggctggcccagggcctggtgtCCGCGTGCGGGACATCACCTCGCTTCGCCGCTCCCTCAGGATGGGCTTCATGACAATGCCCGCCTCCCAGGAGcacactccccacccctgccgCAGCGCCATGGCTCCACGCTCCCTCTCCTGCCACTCGGTGGGCAGCATGGACAGTGTGGGGGGCGGGCCTGGGGGAGGCAGTGGGGGTCTCACAGAGGACAGCAGCACCCGAAGACCCCCGGCCAAGCCCCGGAGACACCCCAGCACCAAGCTCAGCATGGCAGGGTTGGGGGCAGAGATGCCCCCCGGCAAAAAAGCAG GCTCACAGAAGCCAACCCCAGAGGGCCGAGAGTCCAGCCGGAAGGTTCCTCCACAGAAGCCCAGGCGAAGCCCCAATACCCAGCTCTCTGTCTCCTTCGATGAGTCCTGCCCCGCAGCCCCCTCTCCTCGAGGGGGAAACCTGCCCCTTCAGCGCCTCAGCAGGGGCTCCTGCGTAGCTGAGGACCCTGAGGTGGGTGCCCAGGAAGAAGAGCCCGTGTACATTGAGATGGTGGGGGATGTCTTCAGGGGAGGAGGGCGAagtggaggaggcctgagtgggCCCCCTCTTGGAGGTGGGGGCCTGACCCCTCCAGCTGGCGCCGACTCGGACTCAGAAGAGAGTGAGGCCATCTATGAGGAGATGAAGTACCCCCTGCCAGAGGAGGCAGGGGAAGGCCGGGCCAATGGGGCCCCTCTGTTGACAGCGACCTCCTCACCACACCAGCCTCAAGCCCTTCAGCCCCACACCCACCGCCGTCCAGCTTCAGCCCTCCCGAGCTGGAGGGATGGGACGCCCACCAAGACCACACCTTGTGAAATCCCCCCGCCCTTCCCCAACCTTCTCCAGCACCGTCCTCCGCTCCTGGCCTTCCCCCAAGCCAAGTCTGCTTCCCGAACCCCTGGCGATGGGGTCTCGAGGCTACCGGTCCTCTGCCACTCCAAGGAGCCAGCCGGCTCCACCCCAGCTCCCCAAGTGCCTGCCCGGGAGCGGGAGACGCCTCCGCCGCTGCCTCCACCTCCTGCTGCCAACCTGCTGCTGCTGGGACCCTCTGGCCGGGCCCGGAGCCACTCGACGCCATTGCCGCCCCTGGGCTCTGGCCAGCCCCGAGGGGAGCGAGAGCTCCCCAACTCCCACAGCATGATCTGCCCCAGGGCGGCAGGGGTGCCGGTAGCCCCTCCTGCCCCGGCCGCCTTGCTCCCCGGCCCCCCCAAGGACAAGGCTGTGTCTTACACGATGGTGTACTCAGCAGTCAAGGTAACCACGCACTCCGTCCTGCCAGCTGGTCCGCCCCTGGGTGCTGGGGAGCCAAAGACGGAGAAGGAGATCGCAGTCCTCCATGGGATGCTGTGCACCAGCTCGAGGTCCCCCGTGCCCGGGAAGTCCAGCCCCCACAGCGGGGCCATGGGTGCAGCGGCTGGGGTTCTCCACCACCGCAGCTGCCTGGCTTCCCCGCACAGCCTTCCAGACCCAACTGCAGGCCCCCTGACCCCTCTCTGGACCTACCCAGCTGCAGCAGCTGGGCTCAAGAGACCCCCTGCCTATGAGAGCCTCAAGGCTGGGGGGGTGCTGAATAAGGGCTGTGGAATGGGGGCCCCATCCCCCATGGTCAAGATCCAGCTGCAGGAGCAAGGGACCGATGGGGGTGCCTTTGCCAGCATCTCCTGTGCCCACGTCATCGCCAGTGCAGGGAcaccagaggaggaagaagagatgggCGCCACGACATTTGGGGCAGGCTGGGCTCTTCAGAGGAAGGTCCTatatggagggaggaaggcacaAGAGCTGGACA CAGAAGTCGAGGATGGTGCCCGGGCCTGGAATGGCAGTGCTGAGGGTCCAGGCAAGGTGGAGCGTGAGGACAGGGGCCCCATGTCATCAGGGATTCCAGTGAGGAGCCAGGGGGCAGAGGGCCTGCTGGCCAGGATCCACCACGGAGGGGACCGAGGAGGGAGCCGCACAGCGCTGCCCATACCCTGCCAGACCTTCCCCGCCTGCCACCGCAATGGAG ACTTCACAGGAGGCTACCGCCTGGGGCGCTCAGCCTCCACATCTGGAGTCCGGCAGGCCGTGCTCCACACCCCCCGGCCCTGCAGCCAGCCAAGGGATGCCCCGAGCCAG ACCCACCCCGCGCTGCCGCTGCCGCTGCCGCtgccgctgccgctgccgccgccaCCGCCCCAGCCCGCCCGCGAGCGCGACGGGAAGCTGCTGGAGGTGATCGAGCGCAAGCGCTGCGTGTGCAAGGAGATCAAGGCGCGTCACCGCCCCGACCGCGGCCTCTGCAAGCAGGAGAgcatgcccatcctccccagctGGCGGCGGGGGCCCGAGCCCCGCAAGTCCGGCACCCCGCCCTGCCGCCGGCAGCACACCGTCCTCTGGGACACTGCAATCTGA
- the NYAP1 gene encoding neuronal tyrosine-phosphorylated phosphoinositide-3-kinase adapter 1 isoform X2: protein MNLLYRKTKLEWRQHKEEEAKRSSSKEVAPTGPAGPGAGPGPGVRVRDITSLRRSLRMGFMTMPASQEHTPHPCRSAMAPRSLSCHSVGSMDSVGGGPGGGSGGLTEDSSTRRPPAKPRRHPSTKLSMAGLGAEMPPGKKAGSQKPTPEGRESSRKVPPQKPRRSPNTQLSVSFDESCPAAPSPRGGNLPLQRLSRGSCVAEDPEVGAQEEEPVYIEMVGDVFRGGGRSGGGLSGPPLGGGGLTPPAGADSDSEESEAIYEEMKYPLPEEAGEGRANGAPLLTATSSPHQPQALQPHTHRRPASALPSWRDGTPTKTTPCEIPPPFPNLLQHRPPLLAFPQAKSASRTPGDGVSRLPVLCHSKEPAGSTPAPQVPARERETPPPLPPPPAANLLLLGPSGRARSHSTPLPPLGSGQPRGERELPNSHSMICPRAAGVPVAPPAPAALLPGPPKDKAVSYTMVYSAVKVTTHSVLPAGPPLGAGEPKTEKEIAVLHGMLCTSSRSPVPGKSSPHSGAMGAAAGVLHHRSCLASPHSLPDPTAGPLTPLWTYPAAAAGLKRPPAYESLKAGGVLNKGCGMGAPSPMVKIQLQEQGTDGGAFASISCAHVIASAGTPEEEEEMGATTFGAGWALQRKVLYGGRKAQELDKVEDGARAWNGSAEGPGKVEREDRGPMSSGIPVRSQGAEGLLARIHHGGDRGGSRTALPIPCQTFPACHRNGDFTGGYRLGRSASTSGVRQAVLHTPRPCSQPRDAPSQTHPALPLPLPLPLPLPPPPPQPARERDGKLLEVIERKRCVCKEIKARHRPDRGLCKQESMPILPSWRRGPEPRKSGTPPCRRQHTVLWDTAI from the exons ATGAACCTCCTCTACCGAAAAACCAAGCTGGAGTGGAGGCAGCACAAGGAGGAGGAGGCCAAGAGGAG CTCCAGTAAGGAGGTGGCTCCCACAGGCCCGGCAGggcccggggctggcccagggcctggtgtCCGCGTGCGGGACATCACCTCGCTTCGCCGCTCCCTCAGGATGGGCTTCATGACAATGCCCGCCTCCCAGGAGcacactccccacccctgccgCAGCGCCATGGCTCCACGCTCCCTCTCCTGCCACTCGGTGGGCAGCATGGACAGTGTGGGGGGCGGGCCTGGGGGAGGCAGTGGGGGTCTCACAGAGGACAGCAGCACCCGAAGACCCCCGGCCAAGCCCCGGAGACACCCCAGCACCAAGCTCAGCATGGCAGGGTTGGGGGCAGAGATGCCCCCCGGCAAAAAAGCAG GCTCACAGAAGCCAACCCCAGAGGGCCGAGAGTCCAGCCGGAAGGTTCCTCCACAGAAGCCCAGGCGAAGCCCCAATACCCAGCTCTCTGTCTCCTTCGATGAGTCCTGCCCCGCAGCCCCCTCTCCTCGAGGGGGAAACCTGCCCCTTCAGCGCCTCAGCAGGGGCTCCTGCGTAGCTGAGGACCCTGAGGTGGGTGCCCAGGAAGAAGAGCCCGTGTACATTGAGATGGTGGGGGATGTCTTCAGGGGAGGAGGGCGAagtggaggaggcctgagtgggCCCCCTCTTGGAGGTGGGGGCCTGACCCCTCCAGCTGGCGCCGACTCGGACTCAGAAGAGAGTGAGGCCATCTATGAGGAGATGAAGTACCCCCTGCCAGAGGAGGCAGGGGAAGGCCGGGCCAATGGGGCCCCTCTGTTGACAGCGACCTCCTCACCACACCAGCCTCAAGCCCTTCAGCCCCACACCCACCGCCGTCCAGCTTCAGCCCTCCCGAGCTGGAGGGATGGGACGCCCACCAAGACCACACCTTGTGAAATCCCCCCGCCCTTCCCCAACCTTCTCCAGCACCGTCCTCCGCTCCTGGCCTTCCCCCAAGCCAAGTCTGCTTCCCGAACCCCTGGCGATGGGGTCTCGAGGCTACCGGTCCTCTGCCACTCCAAGGAGCCAGCCGGCTCCACCCCAGCTCCCCAAGTGCCTGCCCGGGAGCGGGAGACGCCTCCGCCGCTGCCTCCACCTCCTGCTGCCAACCTGCTGCTGCTGGGACCCTCTGGCCGGGCCCGGAGCCACTCGACGCCATTGCCGCCCCTGGGCTCTGGCCAGCCCCGAGGGGAGCGAGAGCTCCCCAACTCCCACAGCATGATCTGCCCCAGGGCGGCAGGGGTGCCGGTAGCCCCTCCTGCCCCGGCCGCCTTGCTCCCCGGCCCCCCCAAGGACAAGGCTGTGTCTTACACGATGGTGTACTCAGCAGTCAAGGTAACCACGCACTCCGTCCTGCCAGCTGGTCCGCCCCTGGGTGCTGGGGAGCCAAAGACGGAGAAGGAGATCGCAGTCCTCCATGGGATGCTGTGCACCAGCTCGAGGTCCCCCGTGCCCGGGAAGTCCAGCCCCCACAGCGGGGCCATGGGTGCAGCGGCTGGGGTTCTCCACCACCGCAGCTGCCTGGCTTCCCCGCACAGCCTTCCAGACCCAACTGCAGGCCCCCTGACCCCTCTCTGGACCTACCCAGCTGCAGCAGCTGGGCTCAAGAGACCCCCTGCCTATGAGAGCCTCAAGGCTGGGGGGGTGCTGAATAAGGGCTGTGGAATGGGGGCCCCATCCCCCATGGTCAAGATCCAGCTGCAGGAGCAAGGGACCGATGGGGGTGCCTTTGCCAGCATCTCCTGTGCCCACGTCATCGCCAGTGCAGGGAcaccagaggaggaagaagagatgggCGCCACGACATTTGGGGCAGGCTGGGCTCTTCAGAGGAAGGTCCTatatggagggaggaaggcacaAGAGCTGGACA AAGTCGAGGATGGTGCCCGGGCCTGGAATGGCAGTGCTGAGGGTCCAGGCAAGGTGGAGCGTGAGGACAGGGGCCCCATGTCATCAGGGATTCCAGTGAGGAGCCAGGGGGCAGAGGGCCTGCTGGCCAGGATCCACCACGGAGGGGACCGAGGAGGGAGCCGCACAGCGCTGCCCATACCCTGCCAGACCTTCCCCGCCTGCCACCGCAATGGAG ACTTCACAGGAGGCTACCGCCTGGGGCGCTCAGCCTCCACATCTGGAGTCCGGCAGGCCGTGCTCCACACCCCCCGGCCCTGCAGCCAGCCAAGGGATGCCCCGAGCCAG ACCCACCCCGCGCTGCCGCTGCCGCTGCCGCtgccgctgccgctgccgccgccaCCGCCCCAGCCCGCCCGCGAGCGCGACGGGAAGCTGCTGGAGGTGATCGAGCGCAAGCGCTGCGTGTGCAAGGAGATCAAGGCGCGTCACCGCCCCGACCGCGGCCTCTGCAAGCAGGAGAgcatgcccatcctccccagctGGCGGCGGGGGCCCGAGCCCCGCAAGTCCGGCACCCCGCCCTGCCGCCGGCAGCACACCGTCCTCTGGGACACTGCAATCTGA